One Hordeum vulgare subsp. vulgare chromosome 4H, MorexV3_pseudomolecules_assembly, whole genome shotgun sequence DNA window includes the following coding sequences:
- the LOC123449666 gene encoding homeobox-leucine zipper protein HOX13-like codes for MKRQIKRPAGSKESPEPGEKLAFAEKENLLAAYMDHEEPELEEADEEEEEEEERAMSCGLGGKKRRLALEQVRALERSFETDNKLDPERKARIARDLGLHPRQVAVWFQNRRARWKTKQLERDFNALRARHDALRADCDALRRDKDALAAEIHELREKLSTKPETAVKAEATGNVEAAEERLQQATMVGAAVCKDGSSDSDSSAVFNDEASPYSGAVFEQQGFMGFGASFLDTASAAAATTGCTSLPMLEPKWPSAYPYDASRSSAYGFTEEWLSGSDAIGNDGSSAFFSEEHVSNLNFGWCSSGAEGFDLQSYCKK; via the exons ATGAAGCGGCAGATCAAGAGGCCGGCCGGCAGCAAAGAATCGCCTGAGCCAG GGGAGAAGCTGGCGTTCGCTGAGAAAGAGAACCTGCTGGCGGCCTACATGGATCACGAGGAGCCCGAGCTGGAGGaggccgacgaggaggaggaggaggaggaggagcgcgccatGTCGTGCGGGCTGGGCGGGAAGAAGCGGCGGCTGGCGCTGGAGCAGGTGCGCGCGCTGGAGCGCAGCTTCGAGACGGACAACAAGCTGGACCCGGAGCGCAAGGCCCGCATCGCCCGCGACCTCGGCCTGCACCCGCGCCAGGTCGCCGTCTGGTTCCAGAACCGCCGCGCCCGCTGGAAGACAAAGCAGCTCGAGCGCGACTTCAACGCCCTCCGCGCCCGCCACGACGCGCTCCGCGCCGACTGCGACGCGCTCCGCCGCGACAAGGACGCCCTCGCCGCCGAG ATACACGAGCTGAGGGAAAAGCTGTCGACCAAGCCGGAGACGGCGGTGAAGGCGGAGGCCACCGGCAATGTCGAGGCCGCGGAGGAGCGCCTGCAGCAGGCGACGATGGTCGGCGCGGCGGTCTGCAAGGACGGATCCTCGGACAGCGACTCGAGCGCGGTGTTCAACGACGAGGCGTCGCCCTACTCCGGCGCGGTCTTCGAGCAGCAGGGATTCATGGGGTTCGGCGCGTCGTTCCTGGACACGGCGTCGGCGGCCGCGGCCACCACGGGCTGCACGTCCCTGCCCATGCTGGAACCCAAATGGCCCAGCGCGTACCCGTACGACGCGAGCAGGTCCAGCGCCTACGGCTTCACGGAGGAATGGCTGTCCGGGTCGGACGCGATTGGCAACGACGGCAGCTCCGCCTTCTTCTCCGAGGAGCACGTCTCCAACCTCAACTTCGGCTGGTGTAGCAGTGGCGCCGAGGGTTTTGACCTCCAGAGTTACTGTAAAAAGTAA